From a region of the Salvelinus alpinus chromosome 2, SLU_Salpinus.1, whole genome shotgun sequence genome:
- the LOC139543707 gene encoding histone H3, protein MARTKQTARKSTGGKAPRKQLATKAARKSAPATGGVKKPHRYRPGTVALREIRRYQKSTELLIRKLPFQRLVREIAQDFKTDLRFQSSAVMALQEASEAYLVGLFEDTNLCAIHAKRVTIMPKDIQLARRIRGERA, encoded by the coding sequence CCAAGCAAACCGCTCGCAAATCCACCGGTGGCAAAGCACCCAGGAAGCAGCTCGCCACCAAGGCTGCGCGCAAGAGCGCCCCGGCCACCGGCGGCGTGAAGAAGCCTCACCGTTACAGGCCCGGCACCGTGGCTCTGCGAGAGATCCGTCGTTACCAGAAGTCCACTGAGCTGCTGATCCGCAAACTGCCCTTCCAGCGCCTGGTGAGAGAAATTGCCCAGGACTTCAAGACCGACCTGCGCTTCCAGAGTTCCGCCGTGATGGCCCTGCAGGAGGCTAGCGAGGCTTACCTGGTCGGCCTGTTCGAGGACACCAATCTGTGCGCCATCCACGCCAAGAGGGTGACCATCATGCCCAAGGACATCCAGCTGGCCCGTCGTATTCGCGGAGAGCGCGCTTAA